A DNA window from Candidatus Baltobacteraceae bacterium contains the following coding sequences:
- the wrbA gene encoding NAD(P)H:quinone oxidoreductase — translation MANVAIIYYSAYGHTYLMAKSVEDGAQSAGAQTRLRKVRELAPDEVIATQEGWREHRAATQHVPEATLEDLEWADGFAFGTPTRFGGPAAQLKQFIDTTGSLWQKGALRDKAVTSFSGAMNPHGGQESTILALNNVFYHWGAIIIPVGYTDATVYAAGGNPYGTSNTASQDGSVSQEVLAAARHQGARLARYTELIAGARNLQKV, via the coding sequence GTGGCAAACGTTGCGATCATCTACTACAGCGCCTACGGTCACACGTATCTGATGGCGAAATCCGTCGAAGACGGCGCGCAATCCGCGGGGGCGCAAACGCGGCTGCGCAAGGTCCGCGAGCTGGCGCCCGACGAGGTGATCGCAACGCAGGAGGGCTGGCGCGAACACCGTGCCGCGACGCAGCACGTGCCGGAGGCGACGTTGGAAGATCTGGAGTGGGCAGACGGGTTTGCGTTCGGGACGCCGACCCGCTTCGGCGGCCCGGCGGCGCAGCTCAAGCAGTTCATCGACACTACGGGATCGCTCTGGCAAAAAGGCGCCTTGCGCGACAAGGCGGTGACGTCGTTTAGCGGAGCCATGAACCCGCACGGTGGTCAAGAGAGCACGATTCTCGCGCTCAACAACGTATTCTATCACTGGGGCGCGATCATCATACCGGTTGGGTACACCGATGCGACGGTCTACGCCGCGGGCGGCAACCCATACGGCACGAGCAACACCGCATCGCAGGACGGTTCGGTCTCCCAGGAAGTCTTGGCGGCCGCGCGCCATCAGGGCGCGCGTCTGGCGAGGTACACCGAACTCATCGCCGGTGCCCGAAACCTACAGAAGGTATAG
- a CDS encoding TetR/AcrR family transcriptional regulator translates to MATNAIAQEQRTDPRVTRTQKLIRDALKSLLAEKSFESTSVQDIAERATVNRATFYAHFADKFALLDAIIRDDVAAKLSEGNPLNEADTRELLHAVGTNVFGFVGQHRACKIDRDFEPQFESAIEAQLAELLMPVFDHCTALLIASALAGAAMSWRHQAPKTDPGPIVSNIVGILVEGVEKHRAPA, encoded by the coding sequence ATGGCTACCAACGCAATCGCGCAAGAGCAGCGGACCGACCCGCGGGTGACGCGCACGCAGAAGCTCATTCGCGATGCGCTTAAATCGCTGCTCGCCGAGAAGAGCTTTGAATCGACCAGCGTGCAAGACATCGCCGAGCGTGCGACGGTCAACCGAGCGACGTTTTACGCGCATTTCGCGGACAAGTTCGCGCTGCTCGATGCGATCATCCGCGACGACGTCGCCGCCAAACTTTCCGAAGGCAATCCGCTCAACGAAGCGGATACGCGCGAATTATTGCACGCGGTCGGTACGAACGTCTTCGGTTTCGTCGGACAGCACCGTGCGTGCAAGATCGACCGCGATTTCGAGCCGCAGTTCGAGAGTGCCATCGAGGCGCAGCTCGCTGAGCTCCTCATGCCGGTCTTCGACCATTGCACCGCGCTGCTGATTGCGTCGGCCCTCGCCGGAGCCGCGATGAGCTGGCGCCATCAAGCGCCCAAGACGGATCCCGGTCCAATCGTTAGCAACATCGTCGGCATACTCGTCGAGGGGGTAGAGAAGCATAGGGCTCCGGCGTAG